One Brassica napus cultivar Da-Ae chromosome C2, Da-Ae, whole genome shotgun sequence DNA window includes the following coding sequences:
- the LOC106411895 gene encoding LOW QUALITY PROTEIN: putative FBD-associated F-box protein At5g56700 (The sequence of the model RefSeq protein was modified relative to this genomic sequence to represent the inferred CDS: deleted 1 base in 1 codon; substituted 1 base at 1 genomic stop codon) translates to MDKISGLSDDLLVKILSFVPTKVAVSTSVLSKRWECLWMWVPTFEDINTDIKDRYRVSVHKNLLSHRAPIIESLRLKFCLGSLQPEDIKQWVVSRCVRVLSTTLVTLKLEGNKILVDVPPTVCLPSLATLQLLCVTYFDEASLRMLLSNCPVLEDLVIERDTADDNAKGLVVVVPSLQRLSLQIDGGCCSYDGYVIDTPSLMYFKVXDYRDRDGFFYLIKDMPKLEEADIAVKYGLQEFLESVTSVKRLSIIVLFNNEEESMYCSCIVFNQLQRLKLSICNDDWSKLLFRFLKDSPKLRVLNLDRASRYQRFDETSYERTSWDNEWSVTPNCLLKTLETFEFSGCKGRPQERAFLSFFFTNARCLKSTSILR, encoded by the exons ATGGACAAAATCAGTGGACTGTCTGATGACTTGCTGGTTAAGATACTATCCTTTGTTCCGACAAAAGTGGCTGTATCCACTAGCGTTCTGTCTAAGCGAtgggaatgtctttggatgtgGGTGCCTACCTTCGAAGACATTAATACTGACATTAAAGACAGGTATCGTGTGTCTGTTCACAAGAACCTCCTATCACACAGAGCTCCCATCATAGAAAGCCTGCGCCTCAAGTTCTGTCTCGGATCACTTCAACCCGAGGATATCAAACAATGGGTAGTCTCTCGCTGCGTGCGGGTGCTGAGTACCACCCTCGTGACTTTGAAACTCGAAGGAAACAAGATTCTCGTCGATGTTCCTCCAACAGTTTGTCTCCCTTCCTTGGCAACTTTGCAACTCTTATGCGTGACATACTTCGATGAAGCTTCTCTCCGGATGCTTCTATCCAACTGCCCCGTTCTGGAAGATCTGGTTATTGAAAGGGATACAGCAGATGACAACGCGAAAGGGTTGGTAGTTGTTGTCCCCTCCTTGCAGAGGCTATCATTGCAGATAGACGGTGGATGTTGTTCTTATGATGGGTATGTGATAGATACGCCTTCTTTGATGTATTTCAAAGTTTAGGATTACAGAGACAGAGACGGTTTCTTCTATTTGATCAAGGATATGCCGAAACTGGAAGAGGCAGATATCGCTGTTAAGTATGGTCTCCAAGAGTTTCTCGAATCAGTCACATCTGTCAAACGTCTTTCGATTATAGTATTGTTCAACAATGAAGAAGAG TCTATGTACTGTTCTTGTATTGTCTTCAATCAGCTCCAACGCCTGAAGCTAAGTATATGCAATGACGACTGGTCCAAGTTACTTTTCCGCTTCCTCAAAGATTCTCCTAAACTCCGAGTCCTCAATCTCGACCGCGCT TCTCGGTATCAACGCTTTGACGAG ACGAGTTACGAACGGACTAGCTGGGACAATGAATGGAGCGTGACTCCAAACTGTTTGTTGAAGACTCTTGAAACTTTCGAGTTTTCAGGGTGCAAGGGAAGACCACAAGAGAGAGCTTTCTTGAGCTTTTTCTTTACTAATGCTCGTTGCCTGAAATCTACATCAATCTTGCGCTAA